The following coding sequences lie in one Musa acuminata AAA Group cultivar baxijiao chromosome BXJ3-1, Cavendish_Baxijiao_AAA, whole genome shotgun sequence genomic window:
- the LOC135629703 gene encoding MYB31 transcription factor31-like has translation MGRSPCCEKAHTNKGAWTKEEDERLIAHIRAHGEGCWRSLPKAAGLLRCGKSCRLRWINYLRPDLKRGNFTEEEDELIIKLHSLLGNKWSLIAAKLPGRTDNEIKNHWNTHIRRKLLSRGVDPATHRPVNDRPPSNITISFERRDGKAVGGSEESSVWQQQTQRPDLNLELCISLPFQQDPHELTKREKSLCFSCSLGLQNSKECKCRDFSGLSNGMLSYRGLKMK, from the exons ATGGGGAGATCGCCATGCTGCGAGAAAGCTCACACCAACAAGGGTGCATGGACCAAGGAGGAGGACGAGCGCCTCATCGCTCACATCCGAGCCCACGGAGAGGGCTGCTGGCGTTCCCTCCCCAAGGCCGCCGGTCTGCTCCGGTGCGGCAAGAGCTGCCGCCTTCGGTGGATCAACTACCTCCGCCCCGACCTCAAGCGCGGCAACTTCACCGAGGAAGAGGACGAGCTCATCATCAAGCTCCACAGTCTCTTGGGCAACAA ATGGTCGCTGATCGCTGCAAAACTCCCCGGGAGAACGGACAACGAGATTAAGAACCACTGGAACACACACATCAGGCGGAAGCTACTGAGTCGAGGAGTGGATCCTGCGACCCACCGGCCGGTCAACGACCGTCCGCCATCTAACATTACAATCTCCTTCGAGAGGAGAGACGGGAAGGCGGTCGGCGGCAGCGAGGAGTCATCGGTATGGCAGCAGCAAACCCAGCGTCCGGACCTCAACCTGGAGCTGTGCATAAGCCTTCCCTTCCAACAAGACCCCCATGAGCTCACCAAGAGGGAGAAGAGCCTCTGTTTCAGCTGCAGCTTGGGGTTGCAGAACAGCAAGGAGTGCAAGTGCCGAGACTTCTCCGGCCTCAGCAATGGAATGTTGAGCTACAGAGGCCTGAAGATGAAGTAA
- the LOC103979462 gene encoding protein EARLY-RESPONSIVE TO DEHYDRATION 7, chloroplastic-like, with protein sequence MASTNPQIPQPSPPPFAPSAPPFPITTTTPSSSSLYPPVDVSDFTEDLFPHIAEDDPKNSSLQPPSEETMLRIPGAFLHLIDKQRSVELASGDLYISGLRQGDSFVAVLVRVGGTDDAVQWPLAHDEAAVKLDESHYFFSLHVPGETGDGGGGSPDVLSYGLTFASKGQEALLKELDAILESYSSFSVQKVSGKEPAEALDGTVAKEVTPTEVMEDSSKKEMMEEQCVAYWTTLAPNVEDYSGLVAKAIAAGSGQLVKGILWCGDVTVERLKWGNDMLKTRLGPNEKPTEISPETWARIQRVKRFTKMSEKVATGVLSGVVRVSGYFTSSVVNSRAGKKFFGMLPGEVVLASLDGFGKICDAFEVAGKNVLSTSSVVTTGLVSHRYGEQAAAAATQGLDAAGHAVGTAWAVFKIRKGIDPKSSIAPTTLAKSAAKAAASEIRSKRGKETCKN encoded by the exons ATGGCTTCCACAAATCCTCAGATCCCCCAGCCCTCGCCTCCGCCGTTTGCTCCCTCCGCTCCTCCTTttcccatcaccaccaccaccccctCATCCTCCTCTTTGTATCCCCCCGTCGACGTGTCCGATTTTACCGAGGACCTCTTCCCCCACATTGCCGAAGACGATCCTAAAAACTCCTCCCTCCAACCTCCGTCGGAGGAAACCATGCTACGCATTCCCGGCGCCTTCCTCCACCTTATCGACAAGCAGCGCAGCGTCGAGCTCGCTTCCGGCGACCTCTACATCTCTGGGCTCCGACAGGGCGACAGCTTCGTCGCCGTCCTCGTCCGCGTCGGCGGCACCGATGACGCCGTTCAGTGGCCTCTGGCTCACGATGAGGCCGCCGTGAAGCTCGACGAATCGCACTACTTCTTCTCCCTCCACGTTCCCGGTGAGACGGGGGACGGCGGCGGTGGGTCGCCGGACGTTCTTAGTTATGGCTTGACCTTCGCTTCGAAGGGGCAGGAGGCTCTTCTGAAGGAGCTGGATGCGATCTTGGAAAGTTATAGTAGCTTCTCGGTGCAGAAGGTGAGCGGGAAGGAGCCGGCGGAGGCGCTTGATGGAACCGTAGCGAAGGAGGTCACGCCCACAGAGGTGATGGAGGACAGCTCTAAGAAGGAgatgatggaggagcaatgtgtggCTTACTGGACCACTCTGGCACCCAATGTCGAGGACTATAGCGGATTGGTCGCCAAGGCGATCGCCGCAGGGTCGGGGCAGCTCGTGAAGGGGATATTGTGGTGTGGGGATGTGACAGTGGAAAGGCTCAAGTGGGGGAATGATATGTTGAAGACGAGGCTAGGGCCGAATGAGAAGCCGACAGAGATTAGTCCGGAAACCTGGGCGAGGATCCAAAG GGTTAAGAGGTTCACCAAGATGTCAGAGAAGGTTGCGACAGGAGTCTTATCTGGGGTCGTCAGGGTGTCTGGATATTTCACAAGTTCAGTTGTAAATTCGAGAGCAGGCAAGAAATTTTTTGGTATGTTGCCTGGTGAAGTTGTTCTGGCTTCTCTTGATGGATTTG GCAAGATATGCGATGCTTTTGAAGTGGCTGGAAAAAATGTTTTGTCTACATCATCGGTTGTGACAACTGGGCTAGTATCTCACAG GTACGGTGAGCAAGCAGCTGCAGCCGCAACCCAAGGGCTTGATGCTGCAGGGCATGCCGTCGGAACCGCGTGGGCCGTGTTCAAGATCAGGAAAGGTATTGACCCCAAGAGCAGCATCGCTCCCACCACACTGGCAAAATCTGCCGCAAAAGCTGCAGCTTCTGAAATCAGATCTAAGCGTGGCAAGGAAACTTGCAAGAACTAA
- the LOC135582374 gene encoding bifunctional protein FolD 4, chloroplastic-like isoform X1 encodes MRWGWILESYSSRLIQSHPRTKTRRRRSKQCEARPKKKRKRNPRASIPFSSCSCGPMASSILSSRCSLSSPAAAVARALAPPRMILACRFQSSVPMPLGSMAVRSVASRNSSLSAVAPETSAKVIDGKLVSGQIKNEVAAEIARMKDTIGIVPGLAVILVGSRKDSQTYVRNKKKACKAVGINSYEVNLPEDCTEEEVLKHIAIFNDDSSVHGILVQLPLPRHMKEENILNAVSIEKDVDGFHPLNIGRLAMQGRDPLFVPCTPKGCMELLHRYDIEIKGKRAVVIGRSNIVGMPVALLLQKANATVCMVHSYTKNPEEITSQADIIVSAAGVANLVRGSWIKPGAVVIDVGINPVDDAESPRGYRLVGDVCYEEACEVASAITPVPGGVGPMTIAMLLSNTLESAKRIHNFK; translated from the exons ATGCGTTGGGGTTGGATTTTGGAATCATATAGTTCAAGATTAATCCAATCACATCCACGGACGAAGACAAGAAGGCGGCGATCGAAGCAATGCGAAGCGAGgccaaaaaagaagagaaaaag AAACCCTAGAGCCAGCATACCCTTCTCTTCCTGCTCTTGTGGGCCCATGGCGTCCTCCATACTCTCCAGCCGCTGCTCGCTGTCGTcgccggcggcggcggtggctcgAGCTCTGGCCCCGCCCCGGATGATCCTCGCCTGCCGATTCCAGTCCTCGGTTCCGATGCCGTTGGGATCGATGGCGGTCCGGTCGGTCGCCTCGCGGAACTCAAGTCTATCTGCCGTCGCTCCGG AAACTTCTGCTAAGGTTATTGATGGGAAGTTGGTATCGGGCCAAATAAAAAATGAGGTTGCTGCAGAGATAGCAAGGATGAAGGACACAATTGGCATTGTTCCGGGGCTGGCTGTAATTCTAGTGGGTTCAAGGAAGGACTCTCAAACATATGTCCGGAACAAAAAGAAAGCTTGCAAGGCTGTGGGTATCAATTCTTATGAAGTCAATTTGCCTGAGGACTGTACGGAAGAGGAAGTTCTAAAGCATATTGCAATTTTCAATGATGATTCATCAGTTCATGGAATTCTTGTCCAGTTGCCTCTGCCACGT CACATGAAGGAAGAGAACATATTAAACGCTGTCAGTATTGAGAAAGATGTGGATGGTTTCCATCCACTCAATATTGGTCGTCTTGCTATGCAAGGTAGGGATCCTCTATTTGTTCCATGTACTCCAAAAGGATGCATGGAATTGCTGCACAGGTATGACATTGAGATAAAGGGGAAAAGAGCTGTTGTGATTGGCAGAAGCAATATTGTCGGAATGCCTGTTGCACTATTATTGCAG AAAGCAAATGCAACTGTCTGCATGGTACATTCTTACACCAAAAATCCTGAGGAAATTACAAGTCAAGCAGATATAATCGTTTCAGCTGCTGGAGTTGCTAATTTGGTGAGGGGTAGCTGGATAAAGCCTGGTGCGGTTGTGATTGACGTTGGAATCAATCCTGTCGAT GATGCTGAAAGCCCCCGAGGTTACAGATTGGTTGGTGACGTCTGTTATGAAGAGGCTTGTGAGGTGGCTTCTGCTATTACACCAGTCCCTGGTGGAGTTGGTCCAATGACCATTGCAATGCTCTTGTCGAATACACTCGAATCAGCTAAAAGGATTCATAATTTCAAGTGA
- the LOC135582374 gene encoding bifunctional protein FolD 4, chloroplastic-like isoform X2 gives MASSILSSRCSLSSPAAAVARALAPPRMILACRFQSSVPMPLGSMAVRSVASRNSSLSAVAPETSAKVIDGKLVSGQIKNEVAAEIARMKDTIGIVPGLAVILVGSRKDSQTYVRNKKKACKAVGINSYEVNLPEDCTEEEVLKHIAIFNDDSSVHGILVQLPLPRHMKEENILNAVSIEKDVDGFHPLNIGRLAMQGRDPLFVPCTPKGCMELLHRYDIEIKGKRAVVIGRSNIVGMPVALLLQKANATVCMVHSYTKNPEEITSQADIIVSAAGVANLVRGSWIKPGAVVIDVGINPVDDAESPRGYRLVGDVCYEEACEVASAITPVPGGVGPMTIAMLLSNTLESAKRIHNFK, from the exons ATGGCGTCCTCCATACTCTCCAGCCGCTGCTCGCTGTCGTcgccggcggcggcggtggctcgAGCTCTGGCCCCGCCCCGGATGATCCTCGCCTGCCGATTCCAGTCCTCGGTTCCGATGCCGTTGGGATCGATGGCGGTCCGGTCGGTCGCCTCGCGGAACTCAAGTCTATCTGCCGTCGCTCCGG AAACTTCTGCTAAGGTTATTGATGGGAAGTTGGTATCGGGCCAAATAAAAAATGAGGTTGCTGCAGAGATAGCAAGGATGAAGGACACAATTGGCATTGTTCCGGGGCTGGCTGTAATTCTAGTGGGTTCAAGGAAGGACTCTCAAACATATGTCCGGAACAAAAAGAAAGCTTGCAAGGCTGTGGGTATCAATTCTTATGAAGTCAATTTGCCTGAGGACTGTACGGAAGAGGAAGTTCTAAAGCATATTGCAATTTTCAATGATGATTCATCAGTTCATGGAATTCTTGTCCAGTTGCCTCTGCCACGT CACATGAAGGAAGAGAACATATTAAACGCTGTCAGTATTGAGAAAGATGTGGATGGTTTCCATCCACTCAATATTGGTCGTCTTGCTATGCAAGGTAGGGATCCTCTATTTGTTCCATGTACTCCAAAAGGATGCATGGAATTGCTGCACAGGTATGACATTGAGATAAAGGGGAAAAGAGCTGTTGTGATTGGCAGAAGCAATATTGTCGGAATGCCTGTTGCACTATTATTGCAG AAAGCAAATGCAACTGTCTGCATGGTACATTCTTACACCAAAAATCCTGAGGAAATTACAAGTCAAGCAGATATAATCGTTTCAGCTGCTGGAGTTGCTAATTTGGTGAGGGGTAGCTGGATAAAGCCTGGTGCGGTTGTGATTGACGTTGGAATCAATCCTGTCGAT GATGCTGAAAGCCCCCGAGGTTACAGATTGGTTGGTGACGTCTGTTATGAAGAGGCTTGTGAGGTGGCTTCTGCTATTACACCAGTCCCTGGTGGAGTTGGTCCAATGACCATTGCAATGCTCTTGTCGAATACACTCGAATCAGCTAAAAGGATTCATAATTTCAAGTGA
- the LOC135629466 gene encoding peptidyl-prolyl cis-trans isomerase CYP21-1-like isoform X1, whose translation MIRKAVVAFLALAIILLGFSITHKEDKLKVEKEPEKTHRVFLDVDIDGQHLGRIVIGLYGEVVPKTVENFRALCTAGEKSNGTGGRNLHYKGTKFHRIVSGFVIQGGDITNGDGRGSESIYGGTFPDENFAIKHSQAGIVSMVNSGPDSNGSQFFITTVKASWLDGEHVAFGRVIQGMDTVFAIEGGAGTYNGKPRKKVIIVDSGAIPNDQLDAEK comes from the exons ATGATCCGCAAGGCCGTCGTCGCGTTCCTCGCCCTCGCCATCATCCTTCTCGGCTTTTCCATCACCCACAAGGAG GATAAACTTAAGGTGGAAAAAGAGCCTGAAAAAACTCATAGAGTTTTCTTGGATGTCGATATTGATGGCCAACATTTAG GTAGGATTGTCATTGGACTATATGGAGAGGTGGTGCCAAAAACTGTTG AAAATTTTAGAGCTCTCTGCACAG CAGGTGAAAAGAGCAATGGGACTGGTGGAAGAAATCTTCACTATAAGGGAACAAAATTTCATCGTATAGTTTCTGGTTTTGTGATACAAGGTGGTGATATCACTAATGGTGATGGTAGGGGCAGTGAATCTATATATGGTGGTACCTTTCCTGATGAGAACTTCGCCATAAAGCATTCACAAGCAG GTATAGTTTCTATGGTGAACTCAGGGCCTGATTCCAATGGATCCCAGTTCTTTATAACCACAGTTAAGGCAAGCTG GTTAGATGGGGAGCACGTTGCCTTTGGTAGGGTTATTCAGGGCATGGATACCGTCTTTGCCATCGAGGGAGGAGCGGGAACATATAATGGGAAGCCAAGAAAGAAAGTCATCATCGTTGATTCAGGAGCGATACCAAATGACCAGTTGGATGCAGAAAAATGA
- the LOC135629466 gene encoding peptidyl-prolyl cis-trans isomerase CYP21-1-like isoform X2 has protein sequence MIRKAVVAFLALAIILLGFSITHKEDKLKVEKEPEKTHRVFLDVDIDGQHLGRIVIGLYGEVVPKTVENFRALCTGEKSNGTGGRNLHYKGTKFHRIVSGFVIQGGDITNGDGRGSESIYGGTFPDENFAIKHSQAGIVSMVNSGPDSNGSQFFITTVKASWLDGEHVAFGRVIQGMDTVFAIEGGAGTYNGKPRKKVIIVDSGAIPNDQLDAEK, from the exons ATGATCCGCAAGGCCGTCGTCGCGTTCCTCGCCCTCGCCATCATCCTTCTCGGCTTTTCCATCACCCACAAGGAG GATAAACTTAAGGTGGAAAAAGAGCCTGAAAAAACTCATAGAGTTTTCTTGGATGTCGATATTGATGGCCAACATTTAG GTAGGATTGTCATTGGACTATATGGAGAGGTGGTGCCAAAAACTGTTG AAAATTTTAGAGCTCTCTGCACAG GTGAAAAGAGCAATGGGACTGGTGGAAGAAATCTTCACTATAAGGGAACAAAATTTCATCGTATAGTTTCTGGTTTTGTGATACAAGGTGGTGATATCACTAATGGTGATGGTAGGGGCAGTGAATCTATATATGGTGGTACCTTTCCTGATGAGAACTTCGCCATAAAGCATTCACAAGCAG GTATAGTTTCTATGGTGAACTCAGGGCCTGATTCCAATGGATCCCAGTTCTTTATAACCACAGTTAAGGCAAGCTG GTTAGATGGGGAGCACGTTGCCTTTGGTAGGGTTATTCAGGGCATGGATACCGTCTTTGCCATCGAGGGAGGAGCGGGAACATATAATGGGAAGCCAAGAAAGAAAGTCATCATCGTTGATTCAGGAGCGATACCAAATGACCAGTTGGATGCAGAAAAATGA
- the LOC135629412 gene encoding endoplasmin homolog isoform X1 yields the protein MRKWALPSALLLLLLLSTVPDRGRNLHANAEDSGDSDELVDPPKVEEKLGAVPNGLSTDAEVAKREAESISRKTLRSNAEKFEFQAEVSRLMDIIINSLYSNKDIFLRELISNASDALDKIRFLALTDKDVLGEGDNTKLDILIKLDKEKKILSIRDRGIGMTKEDLIKNLGTIAKSGTSAFVEKMQTGGDLNLIGQFGVGFYSVYLVADYVEVISKHNDDKQYVWESKADGSFAISDDTWNEPLGRGTEIRLHLRDEAKEYLEEDKLKELVKKYSEFINFPIYLWASKEVDVEVPSDEEESTEEEETSETTSEDEETEEDASEKKPKTKTVKETTYDWEVLNDVKAIWLRNPKEVTDEEYSKFYHSLAKDFSDEKPLAWSHFTAEGDVEFKALLFVPPKAPHDLYESYYNTNKSNLKLYVRRVFISDEFDELLPKYLSFLKGLVDSDTLPLNVSREMLQQHNSLKTIKKKLIRKALDMIRRIADEDPDEFHNKDKTVSEKESEENEKKGQYTKFWNEFGKSIKLGIIEDAHNRNRLAKLLRFESTKSEGKLASLDEYISRMKPGQKDIFYITGTSKEQLEKSPFLERLTKKNYEVIFFTDPVDEYLMQYLMDYEDKKFQNVSKEGLKLGKDSKLKDLKDSFKELTNWWKDALSSENVDSVKISNRLDNTPCVVVTSKYGWSANMEKIMQSQTLSDASKQAYMRGKRVLEINPRHPVIKELRDRVAQDSKDESLKHTARLIYQTALMESGFILNDPKEFASSIYKSVQKSLDISPDATVEEEDDVEEAEEEGKGTTSNTESDEIKEDIDESSLKDEL from the exons ATGAGGAAGTGGGCGCTCCCTTCCgctctcctccttctcctcctcctctccaccgtCCCCGATCGCG GGCGGAATCTACACGCGAATGCGGAGGACAGCGGGGATTCAGACGAGCTCGTGGATCCGCCGAAGGTGGAGGAGAAGCTCGGGGCTGTTCCCAATGGGCTGTCCACTGATGCAGAGGTCGCCAAGAG AGAAGCGGAGTCGATCTCGAGGAAGACTCTGCGAAGCAACGCTGAGAAGTTCGAGTTCCAAGCTGAGGTTTCTCGGCTGATGGATATTATCATCAATTCTTTGTACAGTAACAAAGACATCTTTTTGAGAGAGCTAATCTCAAATGCCTCTGAC GCATTGGATAAGATCAGATTCCTCGCTCTCACCGATAAGGACGTCCTGGGTGAAGGCGACAACACTAAGCTTGATATCCTT ATAAAGTTGGACAAGGAAAAGAAGATCCTTTCCATCCGTGATCGAGGTATTGGTATGACAAAGGAAGATTTGATTAAAAACTTGGGGACGATTGCCAAATCTGGAACTTCAg CTTTTGTGGAGAAAATGCAGACAGGAGGTGACCTGAATCTCATTGGGCAGTTTGGTGTTGGTTTCTATTCAGTGTACTTGGTTGCTGATTATGTTGAAGTAATTAGCAAGCACAATGATGACAAGCA GTATGTATGGGAATCCAAGGCTGATGGGTCGTTTGCAATCTCTGACGATACATGGAATGAACCTTTGGGTCGTGGAACAGAGATAAGGCTGCATTTGAGGGATGAAGCCAAGGAGTATCTTGAAGAAGATAAGTTGAAG GAACTGGTGAAAAAGTATTCTGAGTTCATCAACTTCCCAATATACCTCTGGGCAAGCAAAGAGGTGGACGTTGAAGTTCCATCTGATGAAGAAGAATCTACTGAAGAAGAGGAAACAT CTGAAACGACTTCAGAAGATGAAGAAACAGAAGAGGATGCTTCTGAGAAAAAGCCGAAGACAAAGACAGTGAAGGAAACAACTTATGATTGGGAAGTTCTGAATGATGTGAAAGCCATATGGCTTCGCAATCCAAAGGAGGTCACTGATGAAGAATACTCTAAATTCTACCACTCTTTAGCTAAG GATTTCAGCGATGAAAAGCCACTGGCGTGGAGTCACTTTACTGCTGAAGGTGATGTAGAGTTCAAAGCTTTGCTTTTTGTGCCTCCCAAGGCTCCCCATGATCTCTATGAAAGTTATTACAACACCAATAAGTCCAACTTGAAGCTGTATGTCAGAAGGGTTTTCATCTCAGATGAGTTTGATGAACTTCTTCCTAAGTACCTTAGCTTCTTGAAG GGTCTTGTTGACTCGGATACTTTGCCACTTAATGTATCACGAGAAATGCTTCAACAACACAATAGTCTAAAGACAATCAAGAAGAAGTTAATCCGTAAGGCTCTTGATATGATTCGACGAATTGCAGATGAGGACCCTGATGAGTTCCATAATAAAGATAAAACAG TTTCAGAAAAAGAAAGTGAAGAGAATGAGAAGAAGGGACAGTATACTAAGTTCTGGAATGAGTTTGGCAAATCTATCAAGCTTGGAATCATAGAGGATGCACATAACAGAAATCGTCTTGCCAAGCTTCTTAGATTTGAGAG TACTAAGTCTGAAGGTAAGCTTGCCTCGCTGGATGAGTACATCTCTAGAATGAAGCCGGGGCAAAAGGACATATTCTACATTACGGGAACTAGCAAGGAACAATTGGAGAAATCTCCATTCCTTGAGAGACTCACAAAGAAGAATTATGAG GTCATATTCTTCACTGATCCAGTTGATGAATACTTGATGCAATACCTGATGGACTATGAAGACAAAAAGTTCCAGAATGTGTCGAAGGAAGGTCTTAAACTTGGAAAAGACTCGAAGCTGAAGGACCTCAAGGATTCCTTCAAGGAATTGACCAACTGGTGGAAGGATGCTCTCTCCAGTGAGAATGTAGATTCAGTCAAGATAAGCAACCGTTTGGACAACACCCCTTGTGTGGTGGTCACATCCAAATATGGTTGGAGTGCAAATATGGAGAAGATCATGCAATCTCAAACTCTCTCTGATGCCAGCAAGCAAGCTTACATGCGTGGCAAGAGGGTGCTGGAGATTAACCCAAGGCATCCTGTCATCAAGGAACTTCGTGATCGTGTAGCTCAAGATTCAAAG GATGAGAGTCTCAAGCATACAGCACGACTGATATACCAAACGGCCCTCATGGAGAGTGGTTTTATCCTCAATGATCCAAAGGAGTTTGCCTCGAGTATATACAAATCTGTGCAAAAGAGCCTCGACATAAGTCCTGACGCAACGGTAGAAGAGGAGGATGATGTAGAGGAAGCCGAGGAGGAAGGGAAGGGAACAACTTCAAACACGGAATCTGATGAGATTAAAGAAGACATTGATGAGTCTTCGCTCAAGGATGAATTGTAG
- the LOC135629412 gene encoding endoplasmin homolog isoform X2, with translation MRKWALPSALLLLLLLSTVPDRGRNLHANAEDSGDSDELVDPPKVEEKLGAVPNGLSTDAEVAKREAESISRKTLRSNAEKFEFQAEVSRLMDIIINSLYSNKDIFLRELISNASDALDKIRFLALTDKDVLGEGDNTKLDILIKLDKEKKILSIRDRGIGMTKEDLIKNLGTIAKSGTSAFVEKMQTGGDLNLIGQFGVGFYSVYLVADYVEVISKHNDDKQYVWESKADGSFAISDDTWNEPLGRGTEIRLHLRDEAKEYLEEDKLKELVKKYSEFINFPIYLWASKEVDVEVPSDEEESTEEEETSETTSEDEETEEDASEKKPKTKTVKETTYDWEVLNDVKAIWLRNPKEVTDEEYSKFYHSLAKDFSDEKPLAWSHFTAEGDVEFKALLFVPPKAPHDLYESYYNTNKSNLKLYVRRVFISDEFDELLPKYLSFLKGLVDSDTLPLNVSREMLQQHNSLKTIKKKLIRKALDMIRRIADEDPDEFHNKDKTEKESEENEKKGQYTKFWNEFGKSIKLGIIEDAHNRNRLAKLLRFESTKSEGKLASLDEYISRMKPGQKDIFYITGTSKEQLEKSPFLERLTKKNYEVIFFTDPVDEYLMQYLMDYEDKKFQNVSKEGLKLGKDSKLKDLKDSFKELTNWWKDALSSENVDSVKISNRLDNTPCVVVTSKYGWSANMEKIMQSQTLSDASKQAYMRGKRVLEINPRHPVIKELRDRVAQDSKDESLKHTARLIYQTALMESGFILNDPKEFASSIYKSVQKSLDISPDATVEEEDDVEEAEEEGKGTTSNTESDEIKEDIDESSLKDEL, from the exons ATGAGGAAGTGGGCGCTCCCTTCCgctctcctccttctcctcctcctctccaccgtCCCCGATCGCG GGCGGAATCTACACGCGAATGCGGAGGACAGCGGGGATTCAGACGAGCTCGTGGATCCGCCGAAGGTGGAGGAGAAGCTCGGGGCTGTTCCCAATGGGCTGTCCACTGATGCAGAGGTCGCCAAGAG AGAAGCGGAGTCGATCTCGAGGAAGACTCTGCGAAGCAACGCTGAGAAGTTCGAGTTCCAAGCTGAGGTTTCTCGGCTGATGGATATTATCATCAATTCTTTGTACAGTAACAAAGACATCTTTTTGAGAGAGCTAATCTCAAATGCCTCTGAC GCATTGGATAAGATCAGATTCCTCGCTCTCACCGATAAGGACGTCCTGGGTGAAGGCGACAACACTAAGCTTGATATCCTT ATAAAGTTGGACAAGGAAAAGAAGATCCTTTCCATCCGTGATCGAGGTATTGGTATGACAAAGGAAGATTTGATTAAAAACTTGGGGACGATTGCCAAATCTGGAACTTCAg CTTTTGTGGAGAAAATGCAGACAGGAGGTGACCTGAATCTCATTGGGCAGTTTGGTGTTGGTTTCTATTCAGTGTACTTGGTTGCTGATTATGTTGAAGTAATTAGCAAGCACAATGATGACAAGCA GTATGTATGGGAATCCAAGGCTGATGGGTCGTTTGCAATCTCTGACGATACATGGAATGAACCTTTGGGTCGTGGAACAGAGATAAGGCTGCATTTGAGGGATGAAGCCAAGGAGTATCTTGAAGAAGATAAGTTGAAG GAACTGGTGAAAAAGTATTCTGAGTTCATCAACTTCCCAATATACCTCTGGGCAAGCAAAGAGGTGGACGTTGAAGTTCCATCTGATGAAGAAGAATCTACTGAAGAAGAGGAAACAT CTGAAACGACTTCAGAAGATGAAGAAACAGAAGAGGATGCTTCTGAGAAAAAGCCGAAGACAAAGACAGTGAAGGAAACAACTTATGATTGGGAAGTTCTGAATGATGTGAAAGCCATATGGCTTCGCAATCCAAAGGAGGTCACTGATGAAGAATACTCTAAATTCTACCACTCTTTAGCTAAG GATTTCAGCGATGAAAAGCCACTGGCGTGGAGTCACTTTACTGCTGAAGGTGATGTAGAGTTCAAAGCTTTGCTTTTTGTGCCTCCCAAGGCTCCCCATGATCTCTATGAAAGTTATTACAACACCAATAAGTCCAACTTGAAGCTGTATGTCAGAAGGGTTTTCATCTCAGATGAGTTTGATGAACTTCTTCCTAAGTACCTTAGCTTCTTGAAG GGTCTTGTTGACTCGGATACTTTGCCACTTAATGTATCACGAGAAATGCTTCAACAACACAATAGTCTAAAGACAATCAAGAAGAAGTTAATCCGTAAGGCTCTTGATATGATTCGACGAATTGCAGATGAGGACCCTGATGAGTTCCATAATAAAGATAAAACAG AAAAAGAAAGTGAAGAGAATGAGAAGAAGGGACAGTATACTAAGTTCTGGAATGAGTTTGGCAAATCTATCAAGCTTGGAATCATAGAGGATGCACATAACAGAAATCGTCTTGCCAAGCTTCTTAGATTTGAGAG TACTAAGTCTGAAGGTAAGCTTGCCTCGCTGGATGAGTACATCTCTAGAATGAAGCCGGGGCAAAAGGACATATTCTACATTACGGGAACTAGCAAGGAACAATTGGAGAAATCTCCATTCCTTGAGAGACTCACAAAGAAGAATTATGAG GTCATATTCTTCACTGATCCAGTTGATGAATACTTGATGCAATACCTGATGGACTATGAAGACAAAAAGTTCCAGAATGTGTCGAAGGAAGGTCTTAAACTTGGAAAAGACTCGAAGCTGAAGGACCTCAAGGATTCCTTCAAGGAATTGACCAACTGGTGGAAGGATGCTCTCTCCAGTGAGAATGTAGATTCAGTCAAGATAAGCAACCGTTTGGACAACACCCCTTGTGTGGTGGTCACATCCAAATATGGTTGGAGTGCAAATATGGAGAAGATCATGCAATCTCAAACTCTCTCTGATGCCAGCAAGCAAGCTTACATGCGTGGCAAGAGGGTGCTGGAGATTAACCCAAGGCATCCTGTCATCAAGGAACTTCGTGATCGTGTAGCTCAAGATTCAAAG GATGAGAGTCTCAAGCATACAGCACGACTGATATACCAAACGGCCCTCATGGAGAGTGGTTTTATCCTCAATGATCCAAAGGAGTTTGCCTCGAGTATATACAAATCTGTGCAAAAGAGCCTCGACATAAGTCCTGACGCAACGGTAGAAGAGGAGGATGATGTAGAGGAAGCCGAGGAGGAAGGGAAGGGAACAACTTCAAACACGGAATCTGATGAGATTAAAGAAGACATTGATGAGTCTTCGCTCAAGGATGAATTGTAG